CTGACGGAATGGCCTGTCGCCGTAACCGGTGGCTTCGCAGAGTCTTTTCTGGCCTTGCCGAAAGAGGTCATCGTTTCCACGCTGACGGGCCATCAACGGTATTTTCCAGTGGCAGATAAAGACGGCAAGTTGCTGCCTGTCTTTATCACGCTGGCAAATATTGCCAGTAGTGAACCGGAGAAAGTCCGCGACGGCAATGAACGAGTGATTCGGCCAAGGCTGGCGGATGCCGCCTTTTTCTGGGAAGCCGATCGCAAATCCTCGCTGGAAGCAAGGTGCGCAGCCCTCGAGAATGTCGTTTATCAGCAAGGGTTGGGCACACTTGCCGAACGCAGTGAACGGGTATCGGCTCTCGCCGGCCGGGTAGCGGAGCAAATGGGCAGCGACGTGGCGGCAACCACGCGCGCCGGGTTACTGGCGAAGTGCGATTTGGTCAGCGGTATGGTCGGTGAGTTTCCTGAACTGCAAGGCACGATGGGCCGCTATTATGCGCTGGCGGATGATGAGCCGCTCGCGGTTGCGGACGCCATAGCCGAACACTACCTGCCGCGTTTTGCTGGCGATGACTTGCCTGCGTCCGATAGCGGGCGGGCACTGGCGATTGCCGACAAACTGGATACCTTGTGCGGGATTTTCGGCAGCGGCAAGAAACCCTCGGGTAACCGTGACCCGTTTGGCCTGCGCCGGGCCGCGCTCGGCATCGTCAGGATCATTGTCGAACTGAAACTTGAGATTGATTTGCCGGTATTGATTGCTGCCAGCCTGGAACTGCAGCCGGTGCCTGGAGAGCCCGCGGTGGCCGATGAAGTTTACGATTTCATTGTTGATCGATTGCGCGGCTGGTATGCGGAGCAAGGCCTTTACGGTGGCGAGATGTTTGAAGCGGTTCGCTGGCAACGTTTGCCCTCGCTGGCAGATGTTGATGCCCGATTGCAGGCGGTGGCGGGTTTCGTGGCGAATCCCGCTGCCGAAAGCCTTGCGGCAGCGAACAAGCGAATTGCCAACATACTTCGCAAAGCAGACTTTAGCGGCGCGAGCGCGCCGGATCCCACATTGTTCAGTGAGGCCGCGGAGCGCGAGTTGTTCGAGTCCTTGCAGACCGCGCGGAAGTCGGTTGCGGACCTGCTGGCTGCCCGTCGCTATGCGGATGTGCTCGGACGTCTCGCTGAGTTGCGAGCACCTGTGGATCGGTTTTTTGACGACGTGATGGTGATGGCGGACGACCAACAGGTACGGGACAACCGCCTGAGGTTGCTGGCCGGGCTGCGCGCACAATTTCTGGATGTCGCCGATATTTCCAGGTTGTCCGTGGCGAAAGGCTGAGTCGTGAAGCCCCGGCTCGTAATTCTCGATCGTGACGGGGTCATCAATCGTGACTCCTCGGCATTCGTCAAATCAGCCGCAGAATGGCAACCGTTGCCCGGCAGTTTGGAGGCCATTGGGATTCTCACCCGGGCTAACATTCCGGTGGCGATCGCCAGCAATCAATCGGGCATTGGGCGGGGGCTGTTCACGCGGAAAGCTCTGTATGCCATGCATCGTAAAATGCGCCGACTCGCGCGCGAGCATGGCGGTGAAATTGATCGCATACTTTATTGTCCTCATCGTCCTGACGAAGGGTGTTCCTGCCGCAAGCCGGCACCGGCGATGATTACCAAGTTGCTGGCCTTGTACGGCGTTGCCGGACAAGATGTTTTGGTGGTTGGAGACTCGGTTCGTGACCTTGATGCGGCGGTATCGGCCGGTGCGCGGCCGGTATTGGTACTGACCGGGAATGGCTTGCGATCAGTTGACGAATTGCGTGAGCGAAATGCAACGGTGGAGACCTTCGACGATCTGTTAGCGTTTGCGAACAGCGTGACGGCGGCAGCTTAACAAGGATTGGTCTTGCAACTCATACGCTCGTTGATATTTCAGGTCTGGTTTTTTGCGACGGCGGTTTTCTTTGCCGCACTGGTCGTATTGTGCGCGCCATTCAGCTACGCAACCCGGTTTTCAATTGCTCGCGGCTGGGGTCACGCGATGCTCTGGGGCGGACGTTTTTTTTGCGGTCTCGATTACGTAATCGAAGGTAAGGAAAATATTCCATCGAATGCGAGCGTGATCATGATCAAACATTCCACGGTGTTTGAAACTTACGCGCAGCTGATTACCTTCCCGCCACAAACCTGGGTACTGAAGCGTGAGCTGCAGTGGATTCCAATTTTCGGTTGGGGTCTTGCGTTGATGAAACCGATAGCGATCAATCGCAGCGCCGGGCGACGCGCGGTGACACAGGTTATTGAGCTCGGCAAGAAACGACTGGCCAGCGGTATTTGGGTGTCCATATTTCCCGAAGGGACCCGGGTCGCTGCCGGAGAAAAGAAAAAATTTGGCGTCAGCGGTGCCGCGCTGGCTGTGGAAGCGGGCTGCCTCATTGTTCCGGTTGCACACAATGCCGGTGAGTTTTGGCCACGCCGTGGTTTGACCAAGAAGCCCGGCCTCATTCGGTTTTGCATAGGGCCGGCGATTGATCCTGCCGGGCTTACGCCCAAGGAAGCGAACGAACTCGTGCGGGAATGGATCGAAAACAAAATGGCCGAGATCAGCCAGTTGCATGACTGAGCCCGGCCATTGACGGGATAGCTAAACGTCGAGGTTGGAAACCGTCAGTGCGTTCTTTTCTATGAAGTCGCGACGCGGCTCGACCTGGTCACCCATCAGGGTGGTGAACACTTCGTCGGCCTTGATTGCGTCTTCAATCTTCACTTGCAACAAACGGCGGGTTTCGGGGTTGACCGTTGTATCCCACAGCTGTTCGGGATTCATTTCACCGAGACCTTTGTAGCGCTGGATGGACTGGCCTTTGCGGGCTTCTGCCATCAGCCACTCAACGGCTTCTCCAAATTTACTGATCGGCAGCTTCTTGTCGCCGCGTGCCACGTATGCGTCCGGCCCCAACAAGCCGCGAAGCTTGTCGGTCAAAGCCATGATGTGGCGGTATTCACTGGTGTCGAAAAACTCTCGCGGCAGGTAGCGGGTAGTGCCGATACCGTGCTGGACACGAAGTATCGCAATACGTTCGCCTTCGCCGTCAGCATCGCCTTTCTCGAGGGACGCGGTATAGGTAATGGTTTTGCCATTGCCGGCGCGGCCACTGTCAGCCTTCGGCAGAGCTTCAGACAATTGCCCGGTCCAGACTTCAAGATCAGTCAGGGTGTCTGATTCGAGCGTATTGCGTTGGACCGTGTCCATTTTCGCAATAGTTCGGAGGACGGCTTCGTCGTAGCGGTTGGACAGTCTCTCGATCATTCGTTCGACAGCGATGTACTCGTTGGCCAGTGATTCGAGTGCCGGGCCGGACAGTGCGGGCGCATCGGCGGTAACGTGGACCAATGCATTGTCGAGTGCGGCGTTCAGCAGGTGAGAGGTCAGTTCAGCATCGTCCTTTACGTAAACTTCCTGCTTGCCTTTCTTTATTTTGTACAGCGGCGGCTGGGCGATGTAGATATGCCCGCGTTCGATCAATTCGCGCATTT
The DNA window shown above is from Woeseia oceani and carries:
- the gmhB gene encoding D-glycero-beta-D-manno-heptose 1,7-bisphosphate 7-phosphatase, whose product is MKPRLVILDRDGVINRDSSAFVKSAAEWQPLPGSLEAIGILTRANIPVAIASNQSGIGRGLFTRKALYAMHRKMRRLAREHGGEIDRILYCPHRPDEGCSCRKPAPAMITKLLALYGVAGQDVLVVGDSVRDLDAAVSAGARPVLVLTGNGLRSVDELRERNATVETFDDLLAFANSVTAAA
- the glyS gene encoding glycine--tRNA ligase subunit beta — protein: MSATPTADFLVELGTEELPPTALKTLMLAFAAGLEAQLDETHLAHGEVTAYASPRRLAVKVDALALAQQDQQVEQKGPPVRIAFAEDGTPTQAATAFAEKCGVPVSELSREATPKGEWLVYRGIEPGRGAAELLPQCVQRALDGLPIPRRMRWGAGTAEFVRPVHWLVMLHGKAVVPAEILGVQAGRVSAAHRFMGDAAIELNSPDDYPARLQTDGHVIADFGERRRQIVAAVTDAASAAGGTAVASDELLDEVTALTEWPVAVTGGFAESFLALPKEVIVSTLTGHQRYFPVADKDGKLLPVFITLANIASSEPEKVRDGNERVIRPRLADAAFFWEADRKSSLEARCAALENVVYQQGLGTLAERSERVSALAGRVAEQMGSDVAATTRAGLLAKCDLVSGMVGEFPELQGTMGRYYALADDEPLAVADAIAEHYLPRFAGDDLPASDSGRALAIADKLDTLCGIFGSGKKPSGNRDPFGLRRAALGIVRIIVELKLEIDLPVLIAASLELQPVPGEPAVADEVYDFIVDRLRGWYAEQGLYGGEMFEAVRWQRLPSLADVDARLQAVAGFVANPAAESLAAANKRIANILRKADFSGASAPDPTLFSEAAERELFESLQTARKSVADLLAARRYADVLGRLAELRAPVDRFFDDVMVMADDQQVRDNRLRLLAGLRAQFLDVADISRLSVAKG
- a CDS encoding lysophospholipid acyltransferase family protein; translation: MQLIRSLIFQVWFFATAVFFAALVVLCAPFSYATRFSIARGWGHAMLWGGRFFCGLDYVIEGKENIPSNASVIMIKHSTVFETYAQLITFPPQTWVLKRELQWIPIFGWGLALMKPIAINRSAGRRAVTQVIELGKKRLASGIWVSIFPEGTRVAAGEKKKFGVSGAALAVEAGCLIVPVAHNAGEFWPRRGLTKKPGLIRFCIGPAIDPAGLTPKEANELVREWIENKMAEISQLHD